In Penicillium oxalicum strain HP7-1 chromosome I, whole genome shotgun sequence, a single window of DNA contains:
- a CDS encoding 1-(5-phosphoribosyl)-5-[(5-phosphoribosylamino)methylideneamino] imidazole-4-carboxamide isomerase, protein MTQFRPCIDLHSGQVKQIVGGTLSQVAEDLKTNYVSTLPASHYAELYRKNNLRGGHVVKLGPGNEEAALEALKAWPNGLQVAGGITDKNAQYWIDQGAEKVIITSFLFPSGKFSLERLQAVLAALGGDKSKLVLDLSCRRKDNTWFVAMDRWQTITEMEICQESIALLEPYCSEFLIHAADVEGLQQGIDEELVSKLAEWCTIPVTYAGGARNLQDLEKIHKSSQGKVDLTIGSALDIFGGSGVTFDECVEWNKAHQ, encoded by the exons ATGACTCAATTTCGACCTTGCATTGACCTTCACTCAGGTCAAGTGAAGCAAATTGTGGGCGGGACACTCAGCCAGGTTGCCGAGGATCTAAAGACCAATTACGTCTCGACACTCCCCGCCAGTCACTATGCGGAACTCTATAGAAAAAACAACCTGCGCGGTGGTCACGTCGTGAAGCTGGGCCCCGGCAACGAGGAGGCTGCACTGGAGGCATTGAAGGCATGGCCTAATGGGCTTCAAGTGGCCGGTGGTATTACCGACAAGAATGCTCAATATTGGATTGATCAAGGTGCCGAGAAG GTGATCATTActtcttttctgtttcccTCGGGGAAGTTCTCGCTCGAGCGGCTGCAGGCGGTGCTTGCAGCCCTTGGTGGTGACAAGTCAAAGCTGGTCTTGGACCTGAGTTGTCGCAGAAAAGACAATACTTGGTTTGTGGCTATGGACCGATGGCAGACCATTAcagagatggagatttgTCAAG AGTCTATCGCGCTACTGGAACCCTACTGCTCCGAGTTTCTTATTCACGCGGCAGATGTCGAGGGTCTGCAGCAGGGCATTGACGAAGAACTCGTTTCCAAGCTCGCTGAATGGTGTACCATCCCTGTGACTTATGCTGGTGGTGCTCGCAATCTTCAGGATTTGGAGAAGATACATAAGAGCAGTCAAGGCAAGGTTGACTTGACCATCGGCAGTGCGTTGGATATCTTTGGTGGCTCTGGGGTGACTTTTGATGAATGTGTTGAATGGAACAAGGCCCATCAGTAA